A stretch of Heterodontus francisci isolate sHetFra1 chromosome 1, sHetFra1.hap1, whole genome shotgun sequence DNA encodes these proteins:
- the tmem192 gene encoding transmembrane protein 192 isoform X2 yields the protein MMNSEARQEDSSIDVTQSVEEDLFIDQPLLYADALVGDVRAHFKGVSTVWWGILLMFLNVAFVALAFPLGFLCVTPADICRNVLQSFNPTTIIVITKSILWALYALFECYLQAQHSNARNRGYLSLYRSTRHLKRLPLLIHSAAKIIKFNRNKPCPDIQEEERRHRYPNVTNVLSETGFRDGSNLENLVEKQADLIDYLKMHNVQLSKRLLTLISQQVRD from the exons GACTCATCCATTGATGTAACCCAAAGTGTGGAAGAGGATCTGTTCATCGACCAACCTCTTCTTTATGCTGATGCTCTAGTCGGTGATGTGAGAGCTCATTTCAAAGGTGTATCAACAGTATGGTGGGGAATTCTGCTTATGTTTCTCAAT GTTGCTTTTGTAGCACTGGCATTTCCTTTGGGCTTTTTGTGTGTTACACCAGCTGACATTTGTAGAAATGTCCTTCAGTCCTTCAACCCTACAACTATTATAGTAATTACAAAAAGTATCCTTTGGGCTCTATATGCTCTCTTTGAATGTTACTTGCAAGCTCAGCATTCCAATGCCAGGAATAGAGGCTATCTCTCACTTTACCGCTCCACAAGGCATCTGAAGCGCCTGCCATTACTTATTCATTCTGCAG CAAAGATTATAAAATTCAATCGGAATAAACCATGTCCTGACATCCAAGAGGAAGAGCGAAGACATAGATATCCTAATGTCACCAATGTTCTGTCTGAGACTGGATTCAG GGATGGATCAAACTTGGAAAACCTTGTAGAAAAGCAAGCAGACCTCATTGATTACTTAAAAATGCACAATGTGCAGTTAAGTAAAAGACTGTTGACTTTAATATCCCAGCAAGTCAGAGACTGA
- the tmem192 gene encoding transmembrane protein 192 isoform X1, translating to MMNSEARQEDSSIDVTQSVEEDLFIDQPLLYADALVGDVRAHFKGVSTVWWGILLMFLNVAFVALAFPLGFLCVTPADICRNVLQSFNPTTIIVITKSILWALYALFECYLQAQHSNARNRGYLSLYRSTRHLKRLPLLIHSAGNVILLLILAILVPIELETLVIYFILGVLTVELFFSSMCLIIYTAKIIKFNRNKPCPDIQEEERRHRYPNVTNVLSETGFRDGSNLENLVEKQADLIDYLKMHNVQLSKRLLTLISQQVRD from the exons GACTCATCCATTGATGTAACCCAAAGTGTGGAAGAGGATCTGTTCATCGACCAACCTCTTCTTTATGCTGATGCTCTAGTCGGTGATGTGAGAGCTCATTTCAAAGGTGTATCAACAGTATGGTGGGGAATTCTGCTTATGTTTCTCAAT GTTGCTTTTGTAGCACTGGCATTTCCTTTGGGCTTTTTGTGTGTTACACCAGCTGACATTTGTAGAAATGTCCTTCAGTCCTTCAACCCTACAACTATTATAGTAATTACAAAAAGTATCCTTTGGGCTCTATATGCTCTCTTTGAATGTTACTTGCAAGCTCAGCATTCCAATGCCAGGAATAGAGGCTATCTCTCACTTTACCGCTCCACAAGGCATCTGAAGCGCCTGCCATTACTTATTCATTCTGCAG GAAATGTGATTCTCCTGCTTATACTTGCTATACTGGTGCCAATTGAACTAGAAACCCTGGTGATCTACTTTATTCTTGGAGTCCTGACAGTGGAGCTTTTCTTTTCTTCAATGTGCCTAATCATTTACACAG CAAAGATTATAAAATTCAATCGGAATAAACCATGTCCTGACATCCAAGAGGAAGAGCGAAGACATAGATATCCTAATGTCACCAATGTTCTGTCTGAGACTGGATTCAG GGATGGATCAAACTTGGAAAACCTTGTAGAAAAGCAAGCAGACCTCATTGATTACTTAAAAATGCACAATGTGCAGTTAAGTAAAAGACTGTTGACTTTAATATCCCAGCAAGTCAGAGACTGA